A segment of the Curtobacterium sp. MCSS17_007 genome:
GCTGTAATCGTTGCTCAAGGGTTGAAAACGGATGAACGTCTGGTCGTCGAATCCGTCGGCCAGGCCGTCAAGCAAGTAAGTTTTCGTTAGGTCCAATCGTGACATGTATGTGTTGCTCCAATTAAATAGTGCCCTTATTTACGCATAAGGGCACTTGAGAGTCAACGGTCAAGCTTTAAGCAGGAAGATAGCTTACCTGTGCGTTCGTGAGAACGGGAACCACCGTCTTTCCGGTGGTGTCAGGCTCGAAGTAGAGCGAGACCGTCTGGGTCACGATGTCGTCCAATCCCTTGTTCAGAGAGATTTCTCGGATGCGCACACGGTTGCCCGAGAGGACAAGTGTCTTCGTTCCGTTCGCGATCGTGATCTGAGCGGACTGAATCGAGTTGGCGAACCAGCCGTCTTCGAAGTCGGTGTTCTTGTAGCGCATCGTGATCTCGCCCTTCGCTTCCCAAGGGCCGCGGTCGAACTCCGCGTTGGAGTCGGTGCCGAGCGGGAAGAACGGATCGCCGGTCGAGCGGTCGAGGTTCAGCGTGACGCTGGTCGCGTCGATCACCGGAGCGGCTGCGATCCCCGCCTGGTTCGCAGCAAACTTGATCGAGACGTGCTTGCTGGTGAACTCGGTCTCAGGGACGAACGCCGCCGAAGTAGTGACGACCGAGCCGAGCCGCGCCTTCATCGGAGCGGAGACGGTGACCCATCCTCCTGCTTCCGCCTTCAGTTCGATGCTGTCGACTACCGCGTACGGGTGCCGCTTGCTGTGAGCCGGGCTGACCATGGAGAGGGTCGCCGTCTTCGGAACGGAGCTTGGAAGCACGTCGAAGGTGTGGTTGAAGAGTCCGCCGTTCGCTACGGAGCTGACGGAACCGAAGAGCAGGTAGAACAGGTAGCCGATGCCGATGTCCGTCACTTTGCCGCCGAGCGTGCCCGCATAAGAGCGCGCGACGATCTCGCTGTCGTTCACCTTGACGGGGTTTCCCATCGCGCTGTTGTTCTCGATGATGTTCAGGTTCGGCTGCAAGTCGTTGTCGAGCCATCGGTAGAAGATCTGCGGAGCTACCGGAACGCCGGGCGTGGTTTCGAGCCCGAGCCCGACCGCCTCGATCCGTCCGTCAAATTGCTGGTGGCTACTCATCGCTCTTCTCCTTTCCGGCTTGGTCGGCCGCTTCTTGTTGTTTCGCTACGATCGCGTCGTGCTTCTCCGTCGCTTCAGCGAGGGTTTCGGCTTGGACCGAGATGCCGGTGTAGGGGAAAGTGAAAGTCTTCGTCATGTCGACTTCCTCGGCTTCCGCCACCTTCTTGATAGGTTCTTCCTGTTTCTTAGTCATGCGGCCAATATAAAGCAAGCGCAATCATTTTAGAATAGGAAACTAATAGCGCACGTCGACCGAGTACTGGATGCCGAAGGTCACGTGGGCCTCGATCGTCATCAGCCCCGAATCGCGCGGCTGGATGCCGTATTCAGTGGTCATGTCGTCGGCTATCTCGTTCTGGTCGAGTCGTCCGAAGTCGCGGATCGCGCCTTTGACCGTCTGGTCCATGTAGTGACCGGTGGTTTCGTCGCGCCGGCCTACGATCGCCCGCAGTTTGCGCTGGGTCGGCGCGTCCAGGACTTCCTTGTCGTTCCGGTAGTCGTCCTTCTTGTCGAAGACGACCTTGATCAGGATCTGCTCTTCGATGTCGTCCTGGCTCATTGAGCCCTGGCTGGTGACGTCTTGGTTCTCGCTGACGATGACGCAAGGGAGGTCGAACGCGGCGATGTCTCCGGGGTCGTCGTCGAAGTAGCGCTTGAAGTACTCCCCGAAGCGGTCGCGAAGCAGATCGATCACCTTCGTGACGCGATCGCCGTAGTCGCCCGCCAGAGGGTCGAAATCAGACACCGGCCGACTCCATGTTCTTGCCGATGTTGTCAGCGATGAACTCGCCTACGCGCTGAGCGCGCGGAGCGTCGACGTCCATCGTGACGCGCTGAGGCACGCCCTCGCCGTTCTGGTGGAAGCGGAAGTAGAACCTGTCGTTGAACAGGAACACCGAGCTCTCTTTGGCGTCGAACTTGTAGCCGCGGTTCATCGCGCCGCTGCGAATGAGCGGAGGACGGCCGGGGAAGCGTCGCGCCTTGAGGGCCGCGTAGGAGGCGCTGAGAGGCTGCCAGGGCTTGCCGACGATCTGGCCTCGAGACGCGAACACCTCGCCGGAGAAGAACTGCGAGAGGTACTTGCCGGATGCGTTCATCGCCTGGCCGAGATTCAAGATGGTCGCCCCGAACTTCTGGAACCGGGACATGAACTCCCGGCTGCCGCTGACCTTGATCGTGACCGAGAAGTCAGCCATCAGAACCGCTGTCCGATCCCGAACATGCGCGGCTGATCGCCGAAGTCATAACTCACCCCCTCCGTGGTGGAGAGCGAGTTCCCGTCCGTGTCGGTCAGGGATGCGCCCTGGTTGGCGTACAGCTGCACTGAGGCGCGCGCTTCGTCGACGAGCTTCTGGTACTTCGAGCCGTAGGCGTTGAGCAGAAGGAAGGCTGCTGCAAGCTTCTCGGTCAGAACGCGCACCGCGTCGGGCACCGGCTTGAAGGGCGTCTCGTAGTAGTTCGCCAGGGCGGCGTTAATCTCTGCCTGCGCGGCTCGACGCTGCTGGTCCACGGCGGTGTCGCTCAGGTTGGTCGAGTTGGTGAAGCCCGCCTCGGCCCGGATGTCTCCGAGCGACGCGTAGCGCGCATAGTCATCCCCGCGGACGGCGGCAGACAGATCGAGCGGCGTCTCTTCGTCAGTGAGCTCGTTCCAGTTCGTGAGCAGGTACCAGTAGCCGGCACCCCCGCTTGGATCGGCGTAATAGGTGTCGGGCCGGTCCGCCTGGATCGCCCGGCTGGCCAGAGGGCTGAACGCCTCGATCAACGGCACCCTGCCGTCGACGTTGACTGCTCTGCGGATGCGCACCCGGTCGCCGAGCACGGCCGTGACGGGCTCAAAGCGCTTGTGTGCGCGTTCCAATGGCGCGGCCAGGTTCAGGGTCGTTTCATCGGCAACGGCCTCAACTACGGCCTTCTCGCAGCCGTCCAGGCCCGGTTCGCCCAAGTAGATCGACTGACCGGCAATGAAACCGGCCGTATCAGCCACGCTGACGGCGGAAGCCCCCTCCGCCGCGTCGAGAGCAAGCTCCGACCGTTCGGTGACGTTCTCGTTCCTGAATGACTTGACGAAGAGGGGTACTGGCATTGAGTTTCGTGTTTCCTTGAGCATCAATATGACACAGTGACTCCACTAATTGAATAGTAATGCGAGCGGCCCTCGCGGTTCTGCTACAGTCGCCCCATGCTCACGCCCGGGTCGGCCGTTCATCTGCACGCGGTCGGCCAAGCCGCTGCCCCGACCGCCCCTTGGTGGGGCGTTCCCGTCGTGGCGGGCTGCTTCCTGATCGTCGGCGCGATTCTGGGGTTCCTCTTCAATCGCCTCCAGGACAAACACAGAGCCAAGCGTGAAAAGCTCGAGCGTTGGGATCAGAACGTCCTCGACCACACTTCGCGCGTAGTTCTGTTGGCGGAGCGGTTCATCGCCGAAGCACATGAGCACGAACTGTCCACGCGCACCATGGCCGAAGCGGGGATCGCCCAGATGCACGCAGGCCAACCGGTAGCCCCACCTCCCGTGCCCGTTCCGACTCTTGCCCGATTCATGGACACCTACGAAGAGATCGCGAGCGAACTGACGTCGCTCCGGCTCATCGCTACCAGCAGCATCCGCGACGTGGCTCAGACGGTCAAAGACGAGGTCTGGCAGCTGATGATGACAACCGAGATGGCTGACATCTACGCCCGGGAGAGGACCGTCCGTACGTCCGTCGGTTCGCTCGAAACTGCGGTCCGGAGCCACTTCGGAATCGAGTGACTAGCGGGGCAAAGGGTGCGCGCTAGAGTCGCGGAGTGAGCCTCACTTCGGTACCAGGTGCGACGACGATTCCGACGCCCAGCCCGTCCCCCATCGTGGTGGAGCTGTCCAACCAGGCGTCAACTGCCCCTTGGTGGGGAGTACCAGTGATCGCCGGCATCTTCCTGCTCGCCGGTGCGTGCCTCGGGTACGTCTTCAACCGGTCGATGGATCGAAGGCGCAACCTCCGCGAAGACCAGATCCGCTGGCACACCGTCGTCCGGGAACTTGCCGCGGACATAGTGGCGCTCGGAGACGACCTAGCCTGGTCCGGCCGCGTGCTCGATTCGTTGCGCAATGACGACGGGGACATCGACGACGCCAAGCTCCCCGGCTACTCGGAGCAGCTCAAACGGTTCAGCGAGGACCTCCAGTCCATGTTCTCGAAAGCGAACCAATTGAACCTGCTCGTCGGCAGGGACATCGGCGATCCGATGTTCCTGTTCACCTACGTGTCCAGAGACGCCTCAAAGGTTCCCGACGACGACGAAGAGCGGAAGCTCATCAGGACCACGCATAAGAAGTTCAAGGACGACTTCATCGCTGCAGTCCGCAAGTACCTCGAACTAGACACGGAGCAAACAAAAAGAGCCCCGTAGGGCTCCGTTTGGCGCGTAGGACCGATTAGTCCTGTTTTACTGCACGTGCGGCCGCGATGGCCTCCACGATCTGATCGCGCTTGCTGTCGCCGTTGATTCCTTCCAGGACGAGCCCTTCGGATTCAGCTTCGGCCAGCAGTTCGGCTTTGGTCTTCGGTTTTTCTTCGATGACTTCCGCTTCTTGAGCGTGGCGGCCTTTGGTCGCGACGCCCGCTTCGATGAGGGCGTCGGCCTGGTCGGTCTTCAGTTCGATCGACTGGCCCTTCGTGTAGATTTCGCCGTCGTGTTCAATGTTCGTGAGTGCTTTTACTGAAACCATGTTGATGTTCCTTCCTACGCCACAGCGTTCTTGATTAGTGAGAACAGTTCGCTCGCGAAGAGCATCTGGTCGTAGTAGTCGTTGTTGCGGACGTACGTGCCCTTAGGGTCGTTCTCATCCCACTTGTCGACGTACTTGCCATCGCGGAGAACGAGCGTGTAACCGCCGTTTACAGCGCGCAGGGAAGGCGTTCCCTGGACGAAGCCGATGATGATGTCCTTGCCCCAGACTGATGTCGGAGTTCCGGTCTGCCCTTCGGTCGTCGCGTCGTACATGGCAGCGCCTACGAACACCTGGGTGATTCCGTAAGGAGCGAAAAGCTTGATGAAGTCGGCGGTGCCGACTACGCCGGTCTGCGTGTACTTGATGCGTTCGAGGATCTTCGGGTGGTCGACGAGCTGAAGCCAGACGTCCCAGCCGAAAGCGATCGTGTTAGGACGCTTGAACGACGTGTTGCGTTGCTGGATGATGCGGTTCTTGATCGTGACGAACGGATCGGAGTTCGCGTAGTCGCTGAACTGGCTCGTGCCCGAAAGGGTGATGTTGTTCGTGACGATCGAAGTGTCGCGCAGCATTGTAGCCAGGCTGATTTCCTCGGCGAGCGTCATGACTTCGTTAAGGTTTTCGACAGAGTCGCTTTCGATGTTCAACGGCGAGTCGACGAACTTGTATTCGTCCTTGCTGATGAAGTCTTTCAACGCGTGCTCTTGAAGAGGACCGAAGTCTTTCAGAGACTTGCCGAAGGTGATCTCAGAAGTCTTGCTGCGACCCGTACGGAGATCGATGTTCGTACCGCCAGCGCGCAGGTTGTCTTTGTTGTACGCCCAGTATTTGCCGGTCGGTTTGTCGACGACGATCACTGGGAACAGTTTGCGAGCAATGAAATCGTCCGAGCCGTTGGTGTACTTCTGACTCAGGCTGGTCAGTACTGGGTCGACGTATGATTGTCCGGTTGCCATATTCAGTTTTCCTTTGTGGATTTAGTTGTTTAGTACAGGAGCGAGAGCTTGTCGTATTCGAGTACGTCGCCCGCTGCTGCTGCTGCGCGTGCTCGACCGAACACGCGGACCGACGGTTGAGCGCCAGCTGTTGATTGGACCGCGGTGACAGCCTTGCCGCTCGCGTCTGATGTCAAGAGGGCGTCCTTCGCGATCGTCCCCCCGGCCAGAACTTTGAAAGTTCCCGATCCGTTGAGGTTCGCGACGTCTGCCGTCTCCGTTGCTTTAGGCGCGTTCGCCAGGACGCCACGGATGTTGTCCGTAGGTCCGGTAGCGAGGATGTACTGTCCGAGCGCGTCAGTCTTCACGATGAAGTACTGTTTCGCGGTCAGATCTGCACCCGCTTGTCGGCTGTCGTAGTCACCTTGTCGAAATGATGTCATGTGATTCCTTTCCTTTTACTTTCGTTCTTCGTCGACCGCTTTGCTCAGAGCTTTGTCTGATGCGAGGACAGTCTTCATCGCTTCGTTCAAGCGGGTTTTGCCTTGTGAGTCCGCGACGATCTTCTCCGCGCGGGTCATGAGCTGTTCGGTAGCGGTGCCTTCAGGCGTTCCGCCTTTGCCGATCTCGTCGGCGTTGATGTCTTTGTTGACCGGGAGGCCGTTCAGGAAGCTTTCGAGCGCCGGGCGAGATTCACCGGATGCCAGAAGGATCTTCACGAGATCTGCCTTTTGATCGCTTTTCACTTGGCCGGCTTCGATGCGAGCGTCAGCGAAAGTGCTTGCTTCCGTTTGAGCGAGCTTTTCAGCCGCTTCGACGCCGCGCTGAGCGTTGGCACGGAGCGTCGCGAGTTCGTCGGCGCCGATGTGCACCTGTTTGTCGTTCGCTTCGACTTTCGTTTCAGTCTTGATGCCGAACTTAGTCAGTTCCTCAGCAGACAGTTGGTCTTTGTGTTCTTCGAGGAAAGCGCGGTGCTCGTCTTTGAGAGCGCTTGCTTCCATCGTTCGGACGTCTTCGAGTTTCAAACTCATAGGTTCTCCTTCTGTTCTTTTATTGCTGCTGCCTTGAATCTCCGAGGCCGCGACCTTCTTGAGCTTCTTGAACAACGGACGGTTGGTCAGCCCCGCGCCGGTAAGGACGTTCGGGACCATGTGCCACTCTTCCTCTGGGTCTTCCCAGGGCAGGGCCCGTGGGTTGAACTCCGGAGAGATGTAGCGAAACTCGCCCTCCACGATTGCTTTCTGACCCGCAGGGGTCCATTCGATGTCTGCCAATAGCGACAAGACTCCGTTGACGTCTTCGGCGCGCACGTTGAAGAGCCACCCTGCGGCTTTCTCACCGCCGTAGTGGCTGTAGTTGATAGGGGCTTTGCCTTCGGAGTCGTCAGGCAGGCCCACGTTCGCGGCAAAGTTCGTGGCGAACGCGCGGATGTCGCTTTCGGTCAACTCGAAGTCGCCGTGCCACGGTGTGTTCCAGTTGCCCGCGTGCAGCAGTTGGATGGTCTTGGGAAGACCGCCCTGATCGTCGGCTTTTATCTGAATCTGTCGGATGAACTTGTTGTTTGCCATTGCTGCCATGAATATGAGCTACGGCATAAGCTTTGTCAACACGATTTAATAGACGTAGATCAGGGAGCAGCGGCAGCGGGGATGAGCGGCCGGACGGTCTATCTCGACGCCGTTGCTCATCATGAACAGGTCGTCTATGTCGATCGTCTTGCCGATAAGCGGGGTGCAGAGAGCGCACGCACCGGCCAGGCCGTCCCAGGTCTTCTTCTTCGCTCCGGTGGCCTTCGCGTAGAGCTTGTAGCCCGTCTGGTAGGCGTTCACCGGTTCGGTCTGCGCGATCAGTTCGGCGCGTACGGGGTTGTTGATGATCTTGAAGAGGCGCTGCTTCGCGAGCGTCGCGTCCTCCCCCAGGCTGATGCTCTGGGCTACGGCCTCGCGGATGAGCTTGCGGGTCGTGACGGTCGCGCCCTTGACGAACGTGGCCACGTGGAGACGTGCGGCTTCCAGGACGGCCTCGTCGAGCGTCGAGAACCCGGCAGGGATCTCGTAGATGAACTCGCCTGCCAGAGCGCCAGTCGCGATCAGTGAAACGATGATGTCAAGCACGGCGGCTGTGAGCAGTTGTTCCTCGCGGGCCCACGCCGGGTCGTCGTTGTTGAAGACAGGTCCCGAATCCGCGCTGATCGGTTGCGGCAACCGCGTCCAGTCGACGTAGCCGGCGGCACGCGTTCCAAGCTCGAGCAGGTACTCACCCATGGCTGTCTGCATCATGGCTTCCAGTTCGAGCAGAGCACGGAAGGTGTCCTCCGACTGCTTGTAGCTGTCCTGCCACTCTTCGGTCGCCCGGATCTCTACGTGCAGCTCTTCGGCGGTCCTAAGGATCTCGTCGCGACTTGCCATACAGCTTGTCCCTCAGGCTGGCGAGAACGCCGCGCGCTCGTTCGACAACCGACGCCTTCTTGTCGGTCGGGTTCTGTTCGTCGTCAGGCGCGTCCTCGTCGTCCGGACCATCCGAAGCGGGTTCGCCATCGTCCTGTGCGGCTTCATCTTCTTCAGGGCGTTCAGGAAGGCGCAGGATGCCTCGCAGGTACGCCTCGTCTTCGGAAGTAGGAACGATCATGCCCGCGTCGACCAGGCTCTTGAGCGCTGCGGCCAGTTCGGTCAGGCTCTCTCCGTCCACGTCACCGGCTACCAGCTTCGGGTACTCGGTCACGTTGAAGTTGCGGTCCACGATGTCCTTGATCACGTACCTGTTGAGGGTGTCCGCGATGTAGTCGGCAATGAATTTGACGTAGTGCTCGAAGATCGCCAGTTGAGGTTCTCCTACGGCGCGGGAACCGCTGCCGCTGGTGGACCCGAGGTTCATGAACTGAGCAAGCACGTTGACGGAGATCTGCCGGTCGTGGTGCTCAATCGACGGCATGGACTCTTTGAGTGTCTTCGCCTGCATGTCCATGAAGTCGATGTTCCAGCCGTCAGGCTCGGTGATGTGACCGATCTCGCTTGCGCGAAGGTCTTCGGCCGCACGTTCGGCGGCAACGATCTGTTTGGCCTCCGCGTTCTTCGGGTGCTTGATCTTCACCACGCCGAGTCCCTGCCGTTCGTGGCCGATCGCGTCGATCTGGTAGAGCTTGTCCTTGTAGTAGTAGTGCTTGTACGCGGAGCGCAGCACGCTCACGCCTTCGAAGTTGTCGCCCTCCTGTTCGTTGGTGAACACTACGAGCTTTTCAAGCGGGATCGAAATGTCTATGCCGCCCGGACCGGTCTGAGTGATGCCCGGCTTCCCTGCCGCTTCCCATTTGGTGATGCTGGTCTGCTTGCGGAACGCGAGCTTGCTCATGTACACGCGGTTTACGCCGTGCACGGGACCGTAGGAGAGCGCCTTCTCGAACGCGGCGAATCCGAACTCAAGATGAGTCAGGATCTCGCCGAGCGTCGTCTTCCAGCGCAGCACGTTGAACATCTGATCGGTGATCATCTCCGCCACCTCCAAGTCCTTCGCCTCTTTGGACGCGGGCTGCACGTGGTAGCTGAGGGCCTTAACCGGCTCTTTCACGACGCGGAGGGACATCTTGACCGTGGCGTCCGACCGGCGCATCTCTTCCCAGACTTTCGGAGCCCTCCGGCCCATCAGCTCGAAGTTGTATTCCTCGTTGGTGATGATGCCGTTGAAGATCTGAGTTCCGGACTGTCCGGTCTCTGGGTAATCTTTGCGGGTCGGTTTCTGCTTTGTCGCCATCTGCTTGTAAATATGAGCTAGAAGCGCTTATTTAACAAGCCCCCAGTCATCGTCGTGCCGCGGAATCCGCCGTCGTCTTCGTCGTCGCTCTTCGGCGATTCGTAGGCGAAGTCCTGAGGGCGGTTCTTGTCCACCCAGTAAGCGGCGAGCAGGGCGTCGGAGTAGTCGGGCGACCGGCCGAGGCGCAACTTGAGTTCGGGTTTGCTCTCGATAATCGTCTGGCGCTCTTTGAACTTGACCTTGTGCGCCGAGAGGTCCTTCTTGTACTCCTGCAGGTGCGGCACGTCCTCGAAGAACAGCAGGGTGCCCTTCTCCAAGTCGGTCGCGATGTCGGAGTAATTCTGGGACCTGATGTTGTTGAACAGCGCGATGCTGTCCTTCTTCTGAGCTGGCGTCGGATCGTCGATGATCACGCCGTACTTATCGAGCACGCGTATGCCTACGGTCGAACCGGCGATGAACGCCTGGACGTAGAAGCCAAGGCGGTTGCAGGCGTCCAGGACGCCCGAGCCGATACCCACGGCGTCGATCGCCGCGTCCTCGTAACCGCCCCCTCGCGACTGCACCCAGTCGATGAACTCTTGCGCGATGAAGGTGTCGACGTCGAAGTGGGGATCATCCTGCGGGATCTCAAGCCGCTTGGAGTCGACGACCACTCCGCCCTTGAGCTCGGTGAAGATACAGCCGTCCCCGCCCCTCGAAGGGTCGCACCCGAACGCCGACCTGGCGTTGCGGTCAAAGTCGTCGGTCGTGCGGATCTTGTGCGAGGCGATCAG
Coding sequences within it:
- a CDS encoding phage tail tube protein is translated as MSSHQQFDGRIEAVGLGLETTPGVPVAPQIFYRWLDNDLQPNLNIIENNSAMGNPVKVNDSEIVARSYAGTLGGKVTDIGIGYLFYLLFGSVSSVANGGLFNHTFDVLPSSVPKTATLSMVSPAHSKRHPYAVVDSIELKAEAGGWVTVSAPMKARLGSVVTTSAAFVPETEFTSKHVSIKFAANQAGIAAAPVIDATSVTLNLDRSTGDPFFPLGTDSNAEFDRGPWEAKGEITMRYKNTDFEDGWFANSIQSAQITIANGTKTLVLSGNRVRIREISLNKGLDDIVTQTVSLYFEPDTTGKTVVPVLTNAQVSYLPA
- a CDS encoding phage virion morphogenesis protein; translated protein: MADFSVTIKVSGSREFMSRFQKFGATILNLGQAMNASGKYLSQFFSGEVFASRGQIVGKPWQPLSASYAALKARRFPGRPPLIRSGAMNRGYKFDAKESSVFLFNDRFYFRFHQNGEGVPQRVTMDVDAPRAQRVGEFIADNIGKNMESAGV
- a CDS encoding phage protein Gp36 family protein, producing MLKETRNSMPVPLFVKSFRNENVTERSELALDAAEGASAVSVADTAGFIAGQSIYLGEPGLDGCEKAVVEAVADETTLNLAAPLERAHKRFEPVTAVLGDRVRIRRAVNVDGRVPLIEAFSPLASRAIQADRPDTYYADPSGGAGYWYLLTNWNELTDEETPLDLSAAVRGDDYARYASLGDIRAEAGFTNSTNLSDTAVDQQRRAAQAEINAALANYYETPFKPVPDAVRVLTEKLAAAFLLLNAYGSKYQKLVDEARASVQLYANQGASLTDTDGNSLSTTEGVSYDFGDQPRMFGIGQRF
- a CDS encoding capsid cement protein, which codes for MTSFRQGDYDSRQAGADLTAKQYFIVKTDALGQYILATGPTDNIRGVLANAPKATETADVANLNGSGTFKVLAGGTIAKDALLTSDASGKAVTAVQSTAGAQPSVRVFGRARAAAAAGDVLEYDKLSLLY
- a CDS encoding phage protease, with amino-acid sequence MANNKFIRQIQIKADDQGGLPKTIQLLHAGNWNTPWHGDFELTESDIRAFATNFAANVGLPDDSEGKAPINYSHYGGEKAAGWLFNVRAEDVNGVLSLLADIEWTPAGQKAIVEGEFRYISPEFNPRALPWEDPEEEWHMVPNVLTGAGLTNRPLFKKLKKVAASEIQGSSNKRTEGEPMSLKLEDVRTMEASALKDEHRAFLEEHKDQLSAEELTKFGIKTETKVEANDKQVHIGADELATLRANAQRGVEAAEKLAQTEASTFADARIEAGQVKSDQKADLVKILLASGESRPALESFLNGLPVNKDINADEIGKGGTPEGTATEQLMTRAEKIVADSQGKTRLNEAMKTVLASDKALSKAVDEERK
- a CDS encoding phage minor head protein — protein: MASRDEILRTAEELHVEIRATEEWQDSYKQSEDTFRALLELEAMMQTAMGEYLLELGTRAAGYVDWTRLPQPISADSGPVFNNDDPAWAREEQLLTAAVLDIIVSLIATGALAGEFIYEIPAGFSTLDEAVLEAARLHVATFVKGATVTTRKLIREAVAQSISLGEDATLAKQRLFKIINNPVRAELIAQTEPVNAYQTGYKLYAKATGAKKKTWDGLAGACALCTPLIGKTIDIDDLFMMSNGVEIDRPAAHPRCRCSLIYVY
- a CDS encoding DUF935 family protein → MATKQKPTRKDYPETGQSGTQIFNGIITNEEYNFELMGRRAPKVWEEMRRSDATVKMSLRVVKEPVKALSYHVQPASKEAKDLEVAEMITDQMFNVLRWKTTLGEILTHLEFGFAAFEKALSYGPVHGVNRVYMSKLAFRKQTSITKWEAAGKPGITQTGPGGIDISIPLEKLVVFTNEQEGDNFEGVSVLRSAYKHYYYKDKLYQIDAIGHERQGLGVVKIKHPKNAEAKQIVAAERAAEDLRASEIGHITEPDGWNIDFMDMQAKTLKESMPSIEHHDRQISVNVLAQFMNLGSTSGSGSRAVGEPQLAIFEHYVKFIADYIADTLNRYVIKDIVDRNFNVTEYPKLVAGDVDGESLTELAAALKSLVDAGMIVPTSEDEAYLRGILRLPERPEEDEAAQDDGEPASDGPDDEDAPDDEQNPTDKKASVVERARGVLASLRDKLYGKSRRDP